GTGAAGAAAAGCAGGTCATTCATTTTGCGCGGAGTAGGGATGGTCATGCCGGATTGGATGTTGCAAGGATGTGACCAATAAACGTTGCCAGTTTCTGGGTTAAGCGAATTCACTGCCTGCGGATGCCAGATGATGAGTTGGCGCTTGCCGCCAGCAGTGATGAGCGTGGGCGGGCAATAGCCGGGTTCCTTGGAGGTGAGGGCGTGCCAGATTTCCTTGCCGCTGTCCGTGTTGAAGGCGACGGCGGTGGTATTCGAACCGCCGACGAGGCAAATCAGCTTTTTGCCATCAAGCAACGGATTGGCGGAAAATCCCCAGAGTGGCGTGGGGATGTTGTAATCCTTTTTGAAGTCGTGTGCCCAAAGGACTTTTCCATCCTTCGCATTGAAGCAGAACAAGTGGCCTTCGGTGCCGAGCGTGTAGACCTTGCCATCGCTGACGAGCGGTGTGGCACGCGGTCCGGCGGGATAACTTACGGTGTAAGGACAATCGTATTCGTGTTGCCAAAGAATTTTGCCGTTGGATTCGTCGAGACAGAGGATGCGTTCGGTGCCGGGGATTTCGCCACGTTGAAAGGGATTGCTGGGGTTGGCGGCATCCTTGGCGAGTTGGCGATCGATGACGTACACGCGACCTTTGGCGACCGCCGGCCCCGAATAGCCTGCGCCGATGGGTGTGCGCCAACGAACGGAGGGACCTTCGGCAGGAAATTTTTCAATGATGCCCTTTTCGCGCCAGACGGCATCGCGTTCGGGGCCGAGCCATTGCGGCCAATCATCGGCAAAGAGCGGTGCGGAAATCAGTGAGAGCGTCAGGGCGAGGATTGGTCTCCAGTTTGGGCTCATGCCGGGAGCATACACGGGGGACTGGGCGAGGGCCAGCCTGTTGAATTGGGGAATGAATTGAGAATCCGGAGGATTACCTTGATGCCTATGAGTTCAACGTGACTAATCATGGATTATAATTATTTCTAAAAACAGAAGGGGGCTGGAGTGATTGGGTTTTTTTATGTATCTTTTCAGCAGCAGTGCTGCCACGATGCGGCGGCTTGAGACATGAACAATACTGAGAAATTGGATACCCACCAGAAGGCGCTCCAGATCAATCTGGATGCGAAGAAGTATGGAACTTTCGCAGAAATCGGCGCGGGCCAGGAGGTGGCACGCTGGTTTTTTCACGTGGGTGGCGCCGCCGG
This DNA window, taken from Pedosphaera parvula Ellin514, encodes the following:
- a CDS encoding PQQ-binding-like beta-propeller repeat protein, with the translated sequence MSPNWRPILALTLSLISAPLFADDWPQWLGPERDAVWREKGIIEKFPAEGPSVRWRTPIGAGYSGPAVAKGRVYVIDRQLAKDAANPSNPFQRGEIPGTERILCLDESNGKILWQHEYDCPYTVSYPAGPRATPLVSDGKVYTLGTEGHLFCFNAKDGKVLWAHDFKKDYNIPTPLWGFSANPLLDGKKLICLVGGSNTTAVAFNTDSGKEIWHALTSKEPGYCPPTLITAGGKRQLIIWHPQAVNSLNPETGNVYWSHPCNIQSGMTIPTPRKMNDLLFFTCFYNGSMMFRLAPDKPDATLLWQSKKVSEKNTDALHCTMSTPFLEDGYIYGPCSYGQFRCLKADTGERIWETMKVTTHDEKEMRWANAFIVKNGDRFFLFNEKGDLIIAKLSPKGYEEISRAHILDPTNTAAGRDVVWTHPAFANRSAYIRNDKEIVCVKLTQ